A single genomic interval of Fragaria vesca subsp. vesca chloroplast, complete genome harbors:
- the rps7 gene encoding ribosomal protein S7 yields the protein MSRRGTAEEKTAKSDPIYRNRLVNMLVNRILKHGKKSLAYQIIYRAMKKIQQKTETNPLSVLRQAIRGVTPDIAVKARRVGGSTHQVPIEIGSTQGKALAIRWLLGASRKRPGRNMVFKLSSELVDAANGSGDAIRKKEETHRMAEANRAFAHFR from the coding sequence ATGTCACGTCGAGGTACTGCAGAAGAAAAAACTGCAAAATCCGATCCAATTTATCGTAATCGATTAGTTAACATGTTGGTTAACCGTATTCTGAAACACGGAAAAAAATCATTGGCTTATCAAATTATCTATCGAGCCATGAAAAAGATTCAACAAAAGACAGAAACAAATCCACTATCTGTTTTACGTCAAGCAATACGTGGAGTAACTCCGGATATAGCAGTAAAAGCAAGACGTGTAGGCGGATCGACTCATCAAGTTCCCATTGAAATAGGATCCACACAAGGAAAAGCACTTGCCATTCGTTGGTTATTAGGGGCATCTCGAAAACGTCCAGGTCGAAATATGGTTTTCAAATTAAGTTCCGAATTAGTGGATGCTGCCAACGGGAGTGGCGATGCCATACGCAAAAAGGAAGAGACTCATAGAATGGCAGAGGCAAATAGAGCTTTTGCACATTTTCGTTAA
- the ndhB gene encoding NADH-plastoquinone oxidoreductase subunit 2, translating to MIWHVQNENFILDSTRIFMKAFHLLLFDGSFIFPECILIFGLILLLMIDSTSDQKDIPWLYFISSTSLVMSITALLFRWREEPTISFSGNFQTNNFNEIFQFLILLCSTLCIPLSVEYIECTEMAITEFLLFVLTATLGGMFLCGANDLITIFVAPECFSLCSYLLSGYTKKDVRSNEATTKYLLMGGASSSILVHGFSWLYGSSGGEIELQEIVNGLINTQMYNSPGISIALIFITVGIGFKLSLAPSHQWTPDVYEGSPTPVVAFLSVTSKVAASALATRIFDIPFYFSSNEWHLLLEILAILSMILGNLIAITQTSMKRMLAYSSIGQIGYVIIGIIVGDSNGGYASMITYMLFYISMNLGTFACIVSFGLRTGTDNIRDYAGLYTKDPFLALSLALCLLSLGGLPPLAGFFGKLNLFWCGWQAGLYFLVSIGLLTSVVSIYYYLKIIKLLMTGRNQEITPHVRNYRRSPLRSNNSIELSMIVCVIASTIPGISMNPIIEIAQDTLF from the exons ATGATCTGGCATGTACAGAATGAAAACTTCATTCTCGATTCTACGAGAATTTTTATGAAAGCCTTTCATTTGCTTCTCTTCGATGGAAGTTTTATTTTCCCAGAATGTATCCTAATTTTTGGCCTAATTCTTCTTCTGATGATCGATTCAACCTCTGATCAAAAAGATATACCTTGGTTATATTTCATCTCTTCAACAAGTTTAGTAATGAGCATAACGGCCCTATTGTTCCGATGGAGAGAAGAACCTACGATTAGCTTTTCAGGAAATTTCCAAACGAACAATTTCAACGAAATCTTTCAATTTCTTATTTTACTATGTTCAACTCTATGTATTCCTCTATCCGTAGAGTACATTGAATGTACAGAAATGGCTATAACAGAGTTTCTTTTATTCGTATTAACAGCTACTCTAGGAGGAATGTTTTTATGCGGCGCTAACGATTTAATAACTATCTTTGTAGCTCCAGAATGTTTCAGTTTATGCTCCTACCTATTATCTGGATATACCAAGAAAGATGTACGGTCTAATGAGGCTACTACGAAGTATTTACTCATGGGTGGGGCAAGCTCTTCTATTCTGGTTCACGGTTTCTCTTGGCTATATGGTTCATCCGGGGGGGAGATCGAGCTTCAAGAAATAGTGAATGGTCTTATCAATACACAAATGTATAACTCCCCAGGAATTTCAATTGCGCTTATATTCATCACTGTAGGAATTGGGTTCAAGCTTTCCCTAGCCCCTTCTCATCAATGGACTCCTGACGTATACGAAGGA TCTCCCACTCCAGTTGTTGCTTTTCTTTCTGTTACTTCGAAAGTTGCTGCTTCAGCTTTAGCCACTCGAATTTTCGATATTCCTTTTTATTTCTCATCAAACGAATGGCATCTTCTTCTGGAAATCCTAGCTATTCTTAGCATGATATTGGGGAATCTCATTGCTATTACTCAAACAAGCATGAAACGTATGCTTGCGTATTCGTCCATAGGTCAAATTGGATATGTAATTATTGGAATAATTGTTGGAGACTCAAATGGTGGATATGCAAGCATGATAACTTATATGCTGTTCTATATCTCCATGAATCTAGGAACTTTTGCTTGCATTGTATCATTTGGTCTACGTACCGGAACTGATAACATTCGAGATTATGCAGGATTATACACAAAAGATCCTTTTTTGGCTCTCTCTTTAGCCCTATGTCTCTTATCCTTAGGAGGTCTTCCTCCACTAGCAGGTTTTTTCGGAAAACTTAATTTATTCTGGTGTGGATGGCAGGCAGGCCTATATTTCTTGGTTTCAATAGGACTCCTTACAAGCGTTGTTTCTATCTACTATTATCTAAAAATAATCAAGTTATTAATGACTGGACGAAACCAAGAAATAACCCCTCACGTGCGAAATTATAGAAGATCCCCTTTAAGATCAAACAATTCCATCGAATTGAGTATGATTGTATGTGTGATAGCATCTACTATACCAGGAATATCAATGAACCCGATTATTGAAATTGCTCAGGATACCCTTTTTTAG